The Prunus persica cultivar Lovell chromosome G7, Prunus_persica_NCBIv2, whole genome shotgun sequence genome has a segment encoding these proteins:
- the LOC18769128 gene encoding dnaJ homolog subfamily C GRV2 isoform X1, translating to MDSSNKSSSRSTPTPVEEPEYLARYLVVKHSWRGRYKRILCLSNVTITTLDPATLSVTNSYEVASDFDSAAPIIGRDENSNEFNLSVRTDGRGKFKGIKFSSRYRASILTELHRIRGNRLGAVAEFPVLHLRRRNAEWVTFKLKVTYVGVELIDLKSGDLRWCLDFRDFDSPAIVFLSDAYGKKGSEHGGFVLCPLYGRKSKAFQAASGSTNSAIIANLTKTAKSMVGVSLTVETSQSLTIAEYIKRRAKEAVGAEETPCGGWSVTRLRSAARGTLNVPGLSLSVGPKGGLGENGDAVSRQLILTKASLVERRPENYEAVTVRPLSAVNALVRFAEEPQMFAIEFNDGCPIHVYASTSRDSLLAAVRDVLQTEGQCAVTVLPRLTMPGHPIDPPCGRVHLQSGLQRPIADVESASMHLKHLAAAAKDAVSEGGSIPGSRAKLWRRIREFNACIPYSGVPPNIEVPEVTLMALITMLPATPNLPPESPPLPPPSPKAAATVMGFIACLRRLLASRTAASHVMSFPAAVGRIMGLLRNGSEGVAAEAAGLVAVLIGGGPGDTNILTDSKGEQHATIMHTKSVLFANQGYAIILANRLKPMSVSPLLSMAVVEVLEAMICEPHGETTQYTVFVELLRQVAGLKRRLFALFGHPAESVRETVAVIMRTIAEEDAIAAESMRDAALRDGALLRHLLHAFFLPPGERREVSRQLVALWADSYQPALDLLSRVLPPGLVAYLHTRSDGVQSEDANQEGSLTSRRQRRLLQQRKGRTGKGSTSQENSLPNVNNYEIGDPMTQTNAGTFKVSDNYQRSVLDQSSGQASTIQSSGAQTVENSTGELASSGVPQNNHSAFVASADSQSRSIHEAVEANTSMSIDSDSNVTGFQNTGLPAPAQVVVENTPVGSGRLLCNWPEFWRAFSLDHNRADLIWNERTRQELRETLQAEVHKLDVEKERTEDIVPGGATADTMTGQDSVPQISWNYSEFSVRYPSLSKEVCVGQYYLRLLLESGSVGRAQDFPLRDPVAFFRALYHRFLCDADIGLTVDGAVPDEMGASDDWCDMGRLDGFGGGGGYSVRELCARAMAIVYEQHYKTVGPFEGTAHITVLLDRTDDRALRHRLLVLLKALMKVLSNVEACVLVGGCVLAVDMLTVAHEASERTAIPLQSNLIAATAFMEPLKEWMFVDKEGAQVGPVEKDAIRRFWSKKAIDWTTRCWASGMLDWKRLRDIRELRWALAVRVPVLTPTQIGEAALSILHSMVSAHSDLDDAGEIVTPTPRVKRILSSPRCLPHIAQALLSGEPSIVEGAAALLKAVVTRNPKAMIRLYSTGTFYFSLAYPGSNLLSIAQLFSVTHVHQAFHGGEEAAVSSSLPLAKRSVLGGLLPESLLYVLERSGPAAFAAAMVSDSDTPEIIWTHKMRAENLIRQVLQHLGDFPQKLSQHCHSLYEYAPMPPVTYPELRDEMWCHRYYLRNLCDEIRFPNWPIVEHVEFLQSLLVMWREELTRRPMDLSEEEACKILEISLEDVSSDDADTKHSFEMGEEVSSISKQIENIDEEKLKRQYRKLAMRYHPDKNPEGREKFLAVQKAYERLQATMQGLQGPQPWRLLLLLKGQCILYRRYGGILEPFKYAGYPMLLNAVTVDKDDNNFLSSDRAPLLVAASELIWLTCASSSLNGEELVRDGGIQLLANLLSRCMCVVQPTTPASEPSAIIVTNVMRTFCVLSQFESAWSEMLEYSGLVDDIVHCTELELVPAAVDAALQTIAHVSVSTELQDALLKAGVVWYLLPVLLQYDSTAEESNATESHGVGASVQIAKNMHAVRASQALSRLSGLCSDESSTPYNQTAADALRALLTPKLASMLKDQAPKDLLSKLNNNLESPEIIWNSSTRAELLKFVDQQRASQGPDGSYEMKDSHVFAYKALSKELYVGNVYLRVYNDQPDFEISEPEAFCVALIDFISYLVHNQCATDSEVKDVPNQNDPSLETSEHPNDTAVGSIDEQQTPVEDSAVSNGQVVDKEEFEMVKNLKFALNSLKNLLTNSPNLASIFSTKDKLLPLFECFSVPVASESNIPQLCLSVLSLLTTYAPCLEAMVADGSSLLLLLQMLHSAPTCREGVLHVLYALASTPELAWAAAKHGGVVYILELLLPLQEEISLQQRAAAASLLGKLVGQPMHGPRVAITLARFLPDGLVSVIRDGPGEAVVVSLEQTTETPELVWTPAMATSLSAQIATMASDLYREQMKGRVVDWDVPEQASGQQEMRDEPQVGGIYVRLFLKDPKFPLRNPKRFLEGLLDQYLTSIAATHYDTQAVDPELPLLLSAALVSLLRVHPALADHVGYLGYVPKLVAAVAYEGRRETMASGEVNNGSYVDRTYEPDDGSTQPTQTPQERVRLSCLRVLHQLAASTTCAEAMAATSVGTPQVVPLLMKAIGWQGGSILALETLKRVVVAGNRARDALVAQGLKVGLVEVLLGLLDWRAGGRNGLCSQMKWNESEASIGRVLAIEVLHAFATEGAHCTKVRDLLNSSDIWSAYKDQKHDLFLPSSAQSAAAGVAGLIESSSSRLTYALTAPSPQPAPSRPPTASPISDPNGKQDELS from the exons ACGAAAACAGCAAAGTCTATGGTTGGGGTGTCACTAACTGTGGAAACTTCTCAATCTCTCACGATAGCGGAGTATATAAAGCGAAGGG CAAAAGAGGCAGTTGGAGCAGAAGAAACTCCATGTGGAGGTTGGTCTGTGACAAGGTTGCGCTCTGCTGCTCGTGGAACTCTAAATGTTCCAGGATTAAGTTTGAGCGTTGGCCCAAAAGGTGGACTTGGAGAGAATGGTGATGCTGTATCTCGCCAACTGATTCTGACAAAAGCTTCACTTGTTGAAAGACGCCCAGAGAACTATGAA GCTGTTACTGTTCGACCTTTATCTGCAGTAAATGCTCTTGTTCGATTTGCTGAGGAGCCCCAAATGTTTGCAATTGAGTTCAATGATGGGTGCCCCATCCAT GTTTATGCAAGCACGTCCCGTGATAGCTTACTTGCAGCAGTTCGTGATGTGTTGCAAACAGAA GGTCAATGTGCAGTGACTGTGTTACCAAGACTGACAATGCCAGGCCATCCTATTGATCCACCTTGTGGGAGAGTCCATTTACAATCTGGACTTCAACGGCCTATTGCAGATGTGGAGAGTGCATCCATGCATTTGAAACACTTAGCAGCAGCTGCCAAAGATGCAGTTTCCGAAGGTGGTTCCATTCCTGGATCAAGAGCTAAGCTATGGCGTAGAATAAGAGAGTTCAATGCATGTATTCCATATAGTGGAGTTCCTCCTAACATAGAAGTACCTGAGGTGACTTTGATGGCTTTAATAACAATGCTTCCAGCTACACCGAATCTTCCTCCAGAGTCACCTCCCTTACCTCCCCCTTCACCTAAAGCAGCTGCAACGGTGATGGGTTTTATTGCATGTTTACGTAGATTACTAGCTTCAAGAACTGCTGCGTCACATGTGATGTCTTTTCCTGCTGCTGTTGGAAGAATAATGGGTTTACTGAGAAATGGTTCAGAGGGTGTAGCCGCTGAAGCTGCAGGGCTAGTTGCAGTTCTTATTGGTGGTGGTCCTGGGGATACAAATATACTGACGGACTCTAAAGGAGAGCAGCATGCAACAATCATGCACACAAAGTCAGTGTTGTTTGCTAATCAGGGTTATGCTATTATACTTGCCAACAGACTGAAGCCAATGTCTGTATCACCATTATTATCAATGGCCGTTGTTGAGGTTCTTGAGGCAATGATATGTGAACCACATGGTGAGACGACACAATACACAGTGTTTGTTGAACTGTTACGCCAAGTAGCTGGTTTGAAGCGTCGTTTGTTTGCATTGTTTGGACATCCTGCTGAAAGTGTTAGAGAAACAGTGGCTGTGATTATGCGTACAATTGCAGAAGAAGATGCAATTGCAGCAGAGTCCATGCGCGATGCTGCATTGCGTGATGGTGCTTTGCTGAGACATTTATTGCACGCCTTCTTCCTTCCTCCTGGTGAGCGACGTGAGGTTAGTCGACAGCTTGTTGCTCTCTGGGCAGATTCTTATCAACCAGCTCTGGATTTATTGTCCAGAGTTCTGCCTCCTGGGCTTGTTGCTTATTTGCACACACGTTCTGATGGAGTTCAATCAGAAGATGCCAATCAAGAAGGATCTTTGACCAGTAGAAGACAGAGACGCTTACTCCAACAGAGGAAAGGTCGTACAGGAAAAGGATCAACATCTCAAGAGAATTCCTTACCTAATGTAAACAATTATGAAATTGGTGATCCCATGACACAGACAAATGCTGGTACTTTTAAGGTGTCAGATAACTATCAAAGATCTGTACTGGATCAGAGTTCTGGACAGGCTTCAACCATTCAGTCTTCTGGTGCTCAAACTGTTGAAAATTCCACTGGAGAGTTAGCGTCCTCAGGGGTTCCACAAAACAATCATTCAGCTTTTGTGGCTTCAGCTGATTCTCAGTCGAGAAGTATTCACGAGGCAGTGGAAGCAAATACTTCAATGTCAATTGATTCTGATTCCAATGTTACTGGTTTCCAGAACACAGGCCTCCCTGCTCCTGCTCAGGTTGTTGTGGAAAACACTCCTGTGGGATCTGGTAGGCTACTTTGTAATTGGCCTGAATTCTGGCGAGCATTTAGCCTTGATCATAATCGTGCAGATTTGATCTGGAATGAGCGCACTAGGCAAGAGTTGAGGGAGACTTTGCAGGCTGAGGTTCATAAGTTAGATGTTGAGAAGGAGCGTACTGAAGATATTGTTCCTGGAGGTGCTACGGCGGATACTATGACTGGCCAAGATAGTGTACCCCAGATATCTTGGAACTACTCTGAGTTCTCTGTTAGATATCCTAGCTTGTCCAAAGAAGTTTGCGTGGGTCAGTATTATCTGCGTTTGCTGCTTGAGAGTGGTAGTGTTGGCAGGGCACAAGATTTTCCATTGCGTGATCCAGTTGCCTTCTTTAGAGCACTCTACCATCGGTTCTTATGTGACGCAGACATAGGACTTACAGTAGATGGAGCTGTTCCTGATGAAATGGGTGCATCTGATGATTGGTGCGACATGGGAAGACTAGATGGttttggaggtggaggaggatATTCCGTGAGAGAGCTATGTGCTAGAGCAATGGCAATTGTATATGAGCAGCATTACAAAACAGTAGGTCCTTTTGAGGGCACTGCTCACATTACAGTTCTGTTGGATAGGACAGATGATAGGGCTTTGAGGCACCGTCTTCTAGTGCTCTTGAAG GCGTTAATGAAGGTTTTGTCAAATGTCGAGGCGTGCGTTTTGGTTGGAGGATGTGTGTTAGCTGTTGATATGCTGACAGTGGCTCATGAAGCTTCAGAAAGGACAGCTATTCCCTTGCAGTCTAATTTGATTGCTGCTACTGCTTTCATGGAACCGCTCAAGGAATGGATGTTTGTTGACAAGGAAGGGGCACAGGTTGGACCTGTTGAAAAGGATGCCATTAGAAGATTTTGGTCAAAGAAGGCTATTGATTGGACAACAAGGTGCTGGGCTTCTGGGATGCTAGACTGGAAGAGACTGCGGGATATTCGTGAACTTCGTTGGGCACTAGCTGTTCGAGTTCCTGTTCTCACGCCAACCCAG ATTGGTGAGGCCGCTTTGTCCATATTACACAGCATGGTATCTGCACATTCAGATTTAGACGACGCTGGAGAGATAGTTACCCCAACTCCTAGAGTAAAAAGGATCTTGTCAAGTCCACGTTGCCTTCCGCATATTGCTCAG GCATTGCTTTCTGGAGAACCAAGTATTGTAGAGGGTGCTGCCGCTTTACTGAAGGCTGTTGTTACTAGAAATCCCAAGGCCATGATTCGCCTGTACAGCACGGGCACATTTTATTTCTCCCTGGCATATCCTGGATCTAATCTCCTTTCAATCGCCCAACTCTTCTCAGTGACTCATGTTCATCAAGCATTTCATGGTGgtgaagaagctgcagtttCCTCTTCCTTGCCTCTGGCGAAGCGCAGTGTATTGGGTGGGCTTCTTCCAGAATCTTTGCTGTATGTATTGGAGCGTAGTGGTCCAGCTGCATTTGCAGCTGCAATGGTATCTGATTCTGATACTCCAGAGATTATATGGACTCACAAGATGCGAGCTGAAAATCTGATTCGCCAG GTTTTGCAGCATCTGGGTGATTTCCCCCAGAAATTATCACAGCACTGCCATTCTCTATATGAATATGCTCCTATGCCACCAGTGACATACCCAGAGCTACGAGATGAAATGTGGTGTCACCGTTATTACCTCCGTAACTTATGTGATGAGATTCGGTTTCCAAATTGGCCGATTGTTGAACATGTTGAGTTTCTACAGTCATTATTGGTAATGTGGCGTGAGGAGTTGACAAGAAGACCAATGGATCTTTCCGAAGAAGAAGCTTGCAAAATATTAGAGATTTCATTGGAAGATGTATCAAGTGATGATGCTGACACGAAGCATTCTTTTGAGATGGGTGAGGAGGTATCTAGCATATCCAAGCAGATTGAGAAcattgatgaagaaaagcTTAAACGGCAATATAGGAAACTCGCCATGAGATACCACCCAGACAAAAATCCTGAAGGAAGGGAGAAATTTCTTGCTGTACAGAAAGCTTATGAGCGCCTGCAG GCCACTATGCAAGGCTTGCAAGGCCCTCAGCCATGGCGATTGTTGCTTCTATTGAAAGGACAGTGTATCTTGTACAGACGTTATGGAGGCATACTGGAGCCATTTAAATATGCTGGTTATCCAATGTTGCTCAATGCAGTTACTGTGGACAAGGATGATAACAATTTTCTTTCCTCAGATAGAGCACCTCTCCTTGTTGCAGCGTCAGAGCTTATTTGGCTGAC GTGTGCATCTTCTTCATTGAATGGTGAAGAACTTGTGAGGGATGGTGGCATACAACTTCTTGCGAATCTTCTTTCCCGTTGCATGTGTGTAGTTCAGCCAACCACTCCTGCAAGTGAACCATCCGCAATAATTGTTACAAATGTGATGCGAACCTTTTGTGTTTTGAGTCAATTTGAGAGTGCCTGGTCTGAGATGCTTGAGTATTCTGGACTAGTTGATGATATTGTGCACTGCACTGAACTTGAGCTGGTACCAGCTGCTGTTGATGCTGCTCTCCAGACTATTGCACATGTTTCTGTGTCCACTGAATTACAGGATGCCTTGCTGAAGGCTGGAGTTGTATG GTACCTTTTGCCCGTGCTGCTTCAATACGACTCAACTGCAGAGGAATCTAATGCAACAGAATCACATGGTGTTGGTGCTAGTGTTCAAATTGCGAAAAATATGCATGCTGTACGTGCCTCGCAGGCGCTTTCAAGGCTTAGTGGTTTGTGTAGTGATGAGAGTTCAACACCTTATAATCAGACTGCAGCTGATGCCCTCAGAGCTCTGTTGACTCCTAAACTAGCCAGTATGTTAAAAGATCAAGCACCAAAAGACTTGCTAtctaaattaaacaataacTTGGAGTCTCCTGAG ATTATCTGGAACTCTTCAACCCGAGCAGAACTACTGAAATTTGTGGATCAGCAACGTGCAAGTCAGGGTCCTGACGGTTCATATGAGATGAAAGATTCACATGTATTTGCATATAAGGCACTATCAAAAGAACTCTATGTTGGAAATGTTTACTTGAGGGTCTATAATGATCAGCCAGATTTTGAGATCAGTGAACCAGAAGCTTTCTGTGTTGCtttgattgattttatatCATATCTAGTGCACAATCAATGTGCTACAGATTCTGAAGTTAAGGATGTGCCAAATCAGAATGACCCATCCCTTGAGACATCTGAGCATCCTAATGATACGGCTGTTGGATCAATTGATGAGCAGCAGACTCCTGTTGAAGATTCAGCAGTATCTAATGGGCAAGTGGTAGACAAGGAAGAATTTGAAATGGTTAAGAATCTTAAATTTGCATTGAATTCACTGAAG AACTTACTGACAAATAGTCCAAATTTGGCGTCAATTTTTTCTACTAAAGATAAGCTATTGCCTCTTTTCGAATGTTTTTCGGTGCCTGTTGCCTCAGAAAGCAACATTCCTCAACTTTGCCTGAGTGTGCTGTCACTCTTGACTACGTATGCTCCCTGCTTGGAGGCTATGGTTGCGGATGGATCCAGCCTTCTCCTTTTATTACAAATGCTTCACTCAGCCCCAACTTGTCGTGAAGGGGTTCTTCATGTTCTTTATGCTCTGGCCAGCACACCAGAACTTGCTTGGGCAGCTGCCAAGCATGGGGGAGTGGTCTACATCCTTGAACTTCTCTTGCCTTTGCAGG AAGAAATTTCATTGCAACAAAGAGCAGCAGCTGCCTCATTGTTGGGGAAGCTTGTTGGGCAGCCAATGCATGGGCCTAGAGTTGCTATAACACTAGCAAGGTTTCTTCCAGATGGCTTGGTATCAGTTATTAGGGATGGTCCTGGTGAGGCTGTTGTAGTTTCCCTAGAACAGACTACTGAGACTCCGGAACTTGTATGGACACCAGCCATGGCTACTTCTTTGTCTGCACAAATTGCAACTATGGCATCAGATCTATATCGCGAACAGATGAAAGGTCGTGTGGTTGATTGGGATGTTCCTGAGCAGGCATCTGGGCAGCAAGAAATGAGAGATGAGCCACAG GTTGGTGGAATCTATGTTAGGTTATTCCTAAAAGATCCCAAGTTTCCTCTCCGAAATCCAAAGAGATTCTTGGAAGGACTGCTAGATCAGTATTTGACATCCATTGCTGCCACACATTACGACACACAAGCTGTTGACCCTGAACTTCCTTTGCTCCTTTCTGCTGCTTTGGTTTCATTACTACGAGTGCACCCTGCACTAGCTGATCATGTTGGGTATCTTGGATATGTGCCTAAACTTGTGGCTGCTGTGGCTTATGAAGGAAGGCGAGAAACAATGGCATCCGGGGAGGTAAACAATGGCAGTTATGTGGACAGAACATATGAACCTGATGATGGATCCACACAGCCCACGCAAACTCCCCAAGAACGTGTGCGCCTCAGTTGTTTACGTGTCCTTCATCAACTGGCAGCTAGCACAACGTGTGCTGAAGCTATGGCCGCAACTAGTGTAGGAACACCTCAG GTCGTTCCTCTTCTAATGAAAGCAATAGGATGGCAAGGTGGAAGCATATTAGCTCTTGAGACACTAAAACGTGTTGTGGTTGCTGGAAACCGAGCTAGAGATGCACTTGTAGCACAAGGACTTAA GGTTGGTCTTGTTGAAGTACTTCTTGGCCTTCTTGATTGGAGAGCAGGGGGAAGGAATGGGCTTTGCTCTCAGATGAAGTGGAATGAATCTGAAGCATCTATTGGCAGGGTGCTAGCAATTGAG GTTTTGCATGCATTTGCAACTGAGGGGGCCCATTGCACTAAAGTGCGTGACCTATTAAATTCCTCAGAT ATTTGGAGCGCTTATAAAGACCAAAAACATGATCTTTTCCTCCCATCAAGTGCTCAATCTGCTGCCGCCGGAGTTGCTGGGCTAATTGAGAGTTCATCATCAAGACTCACTTATGCCCTTACGGCTCCCTCTCCACAACCAGCTCCATCGAGACCTCCTACTGCTTCGCCTATATCTGACCCAAATGGAAAACAAGATGAGCTTTCATAG